The Populus nigra chromosome 14, ddPopNigr1.1, whole genome shotgun sequence genome has a segment encoding these proteins:
- the LOC133673000 gene encoding uncharacterized protein LOC133673000 yields the protein MATTIAFSLCSLLMAALFGYSASVQLNDPDWYFWLPLYACACAVNLVNWAISNTTIRQIAKVTLWFAALLFVKVVIEDYVNGTAGFWSLDLSERVVREKTGSGLVLISMILHLEASSEPKQSKMPRKRREFPRSVEYGMASLVIFSLGLPFVFFVIHDGEMKFDRIKEQNNVKSF from the exons ATGGCAACAACCATAGCATTCAGCTTGTGTTCTCTACTAATGGCTGCACTCTTTGGTTACTCTGCATCAGTCCAGCTAAATGACCCTG attggtACTTTTGGCTCCCTCTTTATGCTTGTGCTTGTGCTGTTAATCTGGTGAACTGGGCAATCTCTAATACAACAATCAGGCAAATTGCCAAGGTGACATTATGGTTTGCTGCACTCTTGTTTGTAAAGGTTGTAATAGAAGATTATGTTAATGGAACAGCCGGCTTCTGGTCATTAGATCTGAGTGAGAGGGTTGTAAGGGAGAAAACTGGAAGTGGGTTGGTTCTAATTTCCATGATTTTGCATTTGGAAGCATCATCAGAACCTAAACAGTCCAAGATGCCAAGAAAGAGAAGGGAGTTCCCAAGATCTGTTGAATATG GGATGGCAAGCTTGGTGATCTTCAGTTTAGgacttccttttgttttctttgtgatTCATGATGGAGAAATGAAGTTTGATCGTATCAAGGAACAAAACAATGTGAAATCCTTTTAA